TCCGAATGAGCCACTGCAGAAAGTATCGCAAGACGAAGCCGGTTATGAATCAGGGCATCAAGCTGCCGGTGACTAAAATTTTTATAGTAGGTTTTCATGAACCCTCCGTAATCGGCCTATAACGTTCAGGATGGCAAGGCGAAGCTGAAATCCGCAAAACAGCGCTGCCGGATGAATAACTCAGCTTTGAGCCTCCCGCCATTCGGTTTATACGCATAGAAAGCAACAGCATACGCAGAAGCTTTTGTTTTATCATAAATGAATGAAGATTAGGGATGTCGTTTAATTTTCTGCCAATATAGGCACGATTAACCCGAGCCTGCAGGCTTTCTTCAGCATTTGATGAAGACCATTTCTTTCTCCTTCAGATGTAAATGGTATGCCCTTTTCATTTTTAAGGCTTCCGTTTCATCCGTACCTTTAGGCGGTCAATTCCGGAGCCGGTTTTCAGGCATGATCTGCCTCAGAAAGCTGCGCATATCTGCATTTCACAACTTTAAAATTTATTATGAGCATTCTTGTTGTTGGTTCTGTTGCCTACGATGGCATCGAAACACCCTTTGGTAAAGTTGACCGCATCTTAGGCGGTTCTGCGACCTTTATCTCCATCACAGCCAGTTACTTTCACAGCCCGCTTCAGCTTGTAGGCGTAGTCGGGCACGATTTCGCTGATGAAGACCTCAACAAGCTTAAGGCCCGGAATATTGACCTTGAAGGCCTGCAGATCGATTCAAGTGGTAAAACCTTCTTCTGGCAGGGCCGCTACCACTTCGACCTGAACAACCGCGACACCCTTGATACGCAGCTCAATGTATTCGAAAAATTCGATCCGGTCATACCGGACTCCTATCAGAATGCAAAAGTAGTTTGCCTCGGCAACATTGCACCGGCCCTGCAAAGCAAGGTGCTCGATCAGATCGAAACGCCCGACCTTGTCATTCTCGACACCATGAATTTCTGGATTGAAGGCGCCCGTCAGGATCTTGAAGCAACCCTCAACCGGGTTGATGTGCTCATTATCAACGACTCTGAAGCACGTGAACTTTCCGGCGAACCCAACCTCGTGAAAGCCGCCGACCGCATCCGCGAAATGGGCCCCGACACCCTCATCATCAAAAAAGGCGAGCACGGTGCACTCCTCTTTACCAACGGCAGCATTTTCTCCGCCCCGGCCTTCCCCATCGTAGATATCTTCGACCCTACCGGCGCAGGCGACACCTTCCTCGGCGGATTTGCCGGCTGGCTTGCACGATCAGGCGACTTTTCCGACGACAACTTCCGTCGTGCCGTCATCTACGGTTCCGCCATGGCAAGCTTCTGCGTTGAAAAATTCGGCCCCGAGCGCCTCCTCGCCCTCACCCCTGCCGAAATCAACGAACGCTACACAGCCTTCCGCACCCTGGCAGAAATCCCGGTTCAACGCGACCACACCTTCTGAAGCGGCCCGACCCTATGACCGAAATTCCCGCAGAAAAAGCCGACTTCAGCTTACCCGATACCATTGTGCTGGCCTCCGCAAACCCGCATAAGGTAACCGAGCTTCGCGAAATCCTGAGCGGAATCGGCGTCAAATTAAAATCAACAAGTGATTTTCCGGGCCTGCGGGACGTTATCGAAGACGCGGAAACCCTGCACGGAAACGCCCTCAAAAAAGCCGCCTACCTCTACGAAACAACCGGCCTGCCCGCCCTCGCCGACGACACCGGTCTTGAAGTCGACCACCTCAACGGTGCCCCCGGCGTGTACTCCGCGCGCTACGCCGGAGAGCGGGCAACCTACGAAGACAACGTCAACAAACTACTGCGCGAACTCGGCAGCACCGACAACCGCAGCGCGCGATTCCGCACCGTCATCGCCTTTAAAAATGATTCCGGCACCTTCTTCTTCAACGGCGTTTGTGAAGGCCGCATCACCAAAACCCCCATCGGCGACAACGGCTTCGGCTACGACCCCGTGTTCATGCCCGAAGGCTACAACCTCACCTTCGCAGAGCTCATGTCCGAAATCAAAAACAACATCAGCCACCGCGGCCGGGCAGTCAAAAAATTCATCCGCTTCCTTGAAGAAATGCGCAAAAAGGAAGCCTGACCCAAGCCACCGGGCAACACGCAGCTTTTTTTATTTTTAGGGAAAACTCCGTGAACATCAGGGGCTCTGTCATAGATTAAAAACCCCAAAACGAATACAAATGCGTTGCTTTTTTTTCATTGACGACAAACCACGGACTCCAAAACAGCTCACAGTTTGTGAACAGGATTAATAGGATTCTCAGGATAAACAGGATGGG
This genomic stretch from Cyclonatronum proteinivorum harbors:
- a CDS encoding PfkB family carbohydrate kinase, translated to MSILVVGSVAYDGIETPFGKVDRILGGSATFISITASYFHSPLQLVGVVGHDFADEDLNKLKARNIDLEGLQIDSSGKTFFWQGRYHFDLNNRDTLDTQLNVFEKFDPVIPDSYQNAKVVCLGNIAPALQSKVLDQIETPDLVILDTMNFWIEGARQDLEATLNRVDVLIINDSEARELSGEPNLVKAADRIREMGPDTLIIKKGEHGALLFTNGSIFSAPAFPIVDIFDPTGAGDTFLGGFAGWLARSGDFSDDNFRRAVIYGSAMASFCVEKFGPERLLALTPAEINERYTAFRTLAEIPVQRDHTF
- the rdgB gene encoding RdgB/HAM1 family non-canonical purine NTP pyrophosphatase, which produces MTEIPAEKADFSLPDTIVLASANPHKVTELREILSGIGVKLKSTSDFPGLRDVIEDAETLHGNALKKAAYLYETTGLPALADDTGLEVDHLNGAPGVYSARYAGERATYEDNVNKLLRELGSTDNRSARFRTVIAFKNDSGTFFFNGVCEGRITKTPIGDNGFGYDPVFMPEGYNLTFAELMSEIKNNISHRGRAVKKFIRFLEEMRKKEA